From a single Aquincola tertiaricarbonis genomic region:
- the dusA gene encoding tRNA dihydrouridine(20/20a) synthase DusA → MTAEASAPTPAFSPWRLNVAPCMDWTDRHCRLLHRQITRHTRVYSEMVTTGALLFGDVPRHLDFNEEEHPVALQLGGSEPEDLAKAARLGAQWGYDEINLNCGCPSERVQRGAFGACLMAEPALVRDCVAAMRAAVDLPVTVKHRIGIDQEESYDFVRDFVGTVAEGGCEVFIVHARNAWLQGLSPKENREIPPLRYEHVYRLKRDFPQLTIVLNGGVKTHEEIAAHLAQVDGVMLGRQPYHEPWTMADWDALFFNDPGRQGLSREAVEAHMVAYMDRHIARGGAWPQVARHMLGLWNGTPGARKWRQVWSDHSLKATSPAEVAARASAARGGVSAARSPVSA, encoded by the coding sequence ATGACCGCTGAAGCTTCTGCCCCGACCCCGGCCTTCTCGCCCTGGCGCCTGAACGTGGCGCCGTGCATGGACTGGACCGACCGCCATTGCCGGCTGCTGCACCGCCAGATCACCCGCCACACCCGGGTGTACAGCGAGATGGTGACCACCGGCGCGCTGCTGTTCGGCGACGTGCCGCGCCACCTCGACTTCAACGAAGAAGAACACCCGGTGGCGCTGCAGCTGGGCGGCAGCGAGCCCGAAGACCTGGCCAAGGCCGCCCGGCTGGGCGCGCAGTGGGGGTACGACGAGATCAACCTCAACTGCGGCTGCCCCAGCGAGCGGGTGCAGCGCGGCGCCTTTGGCGCCTGCCTGATGGCCGAGCCGGCGCTGGTGCGCGACTGCGTGGCCGCGATGCGCGCCGCGGTGGACCTGCCGGTGACGGTCAAGCACCGCATCGGCATCGACCAGGAAGAGAGCTACGACTTCGTGCGCGACTTCGTCGGCACCGTGGCCGAGGGCGGCTGCGAAGTGTTCATCGTGCATGCACGCAATGCCTGGCTGCAGGGCCTGAGCCCGAAGGAAAACCGCGAGATTCCGCCGCTGCGCTACGAGCATGTGTACCGGCTCAAGCGCGACTTTCCGCAGCTGACCATCGTGCTCAACGGCGGCGTGAAGACCCACGAAGAGATCGCCGCGCATCTGGCGCAGGTGGACGGCGTGATGCTGGGCCGCCAGCCGTACCACGAGCCCTGGACCATGGCCGACTGGGATGCGCTGTTCTTCAACGACCCGGGCCGCCAGGGCCTGAGCCGCGAGGCCGTGGAGGCGCACATGGTGGCCTACATGGACCGCCACATCGCCCGCGGTGGCGCCTGGCCGCAGGTGGCGCGGCACATGCTGGGTTTGTGGAACGGCACCCCCGGCGCCCGCAAGTGGCGCCAGGTGTGGAGCGATCACTCGTTGAAGGCGACGTCGCCGGCCGAGGTGGCCGCCCGGGCGTCGGCGGCCAGGGGCGGCGTCAGCGCTGCCAGGTCGCCGGTCAGCGCCTGA
- a CDS encoding patatin-like phospholipase family protein, whose product MKREPESPPLRLVPVLAGGGTRLPAHVGVLTALHRMNVELPRLVGVSGGSIVAALHAAGWSPERLRTLALDIEFSRFKGFSLYQLFFHGGLTSGDTFERWLDDLLGGVCFKDLPLDLAVVATDVRRSEPVVFDREHTPDYRVARAVRHSMGIPLLFAFQPHGDKLLVDGSILSEDALHRDWAGDNTPVCLFRLRGERAPSDDEAPPRRPLFPLPGYILMLIRTFMTTISREFVNARHWPRTVVVDVGRHSPVNFKLTRADKEDLFQRGLGTVMEVLPMKFPELAARLAAQALTGDLAALTPPLAADARAATSAGDVAFNE is encoded by the coding sequence ATGAAGCGAGAACCCGAGAGTCCGCCCCTGCGGCTGGTGCCGGTGCTGGCCGGTGGCGGCACGCGGCTGCCTGCGCACGTGGGTGTGCTCACGGCCCTGCACCGCATGAACGTCGAGCTGCCCCGGCTGGTGGGCGTCTCGGGCGGCAGCATCGTGGCGGCGCTGCATGCGGCCGGCTGGTCGCCGGAGCGTTTGCGCACGCTGGCGCTGGACATCGAGTTCAGCCGCTTCAAGGGCTTCTCGCTCTACCAGCTGTTCTTCCACGGCGGGCTGACCAGCGGCGACACCTTCGAGCGCTGGCTGGACGACCTGCTGGGCGGGGTGTGCTTCAAGGACCTGCCGCTGGACCTGGCGGTGGTGGCCACCGACGTGCGACGCAGCGAGCCGGTGGTGTTCGACCGCGAGCACACGCCCGACTACCGGGTGGCGCGCGCGGTGCGGCATTCGATGGGCATTCCGCTGCTGTTCGCCTTCCAGCCGCATGGCGACAAGCTGCTGGTGGACGGCAGCATCCTCAGCGAAGACGCGCTGCACCGCGACTGGGCCGGCGACAACACGCCGGTGTGCCTGTTCCGCCTGCGCGGTGAACGCGCCCCCAGCGACGACGAAGCGCCGCCCCGGCGGCCGCTGTTTCCGCTGCCGGGCTACATCCTGATGCTCATCCGCACCTTCATGACGACGATCTCGCGCGAGTTCGTCAATGCCCGGCACTGGCCGCGCACCGTGGTGGTGGACGTGGGCCGGCATTCACCGGTGAACTTCAAGCTCACGCGGGCCGACAAGGAAGACCTGTTCCAGCGCGGCCTGGGCACCGTGATGGAGGTGCTGCCGATGAAGTTTCCGGAGCTGGCGGCGCGGCTGGCCGCTCAGGCGCTGACCGGCGACCTGGCAGCGCTGACGCCGCCCCTGGCCGCCGACGCCCGGGCGGCCACCTCGGCCGGCGACGTCGCCTTCAACGAGTGA